The Oryzias melastigma strain HK-1 linkage group LG3, ASM292280v2, whole genome shotgun sequence genome contains a region encoding:
- the bbs1 gene encoding Bardet-Biedl syndrome 1 protein isoform X1 — protein sequence MTSVESGADGGRWLDAHYDPVAGLYTFSSCVDLADLSGDGENRLVVGDLGTGSSGMKLKVYRGTALMSENTLLDLPAGLVAFFMDLHEPRIPTIAVASGPCIYLYKNLRPYFKFTLPSLEVNALEQDVWQQAREGQIDPLTLKEMLESIRKKADVPLSIRSLRFLSLEADDLDEFVQLHKQQPIKRQTVITCIDTLKKSTADEDGVSCLVVGTESSDVFILDSKAFIILSKMSLPAPPTMMDVTGQFDVEFRITAACRNGNIYILRRESDKPKYSVELSSHPVGLVRVGKNVLVGCTDESLQGFTQKGKKLWKIVLPAPITTMAPMDLPTRGFQGVLVGLANCEVHLYRDKNLLSTIKTPDVVTSICFGRYGREDGTLIMTTKGGGLMVKILKRTAVFDDRDSAPGPPLAQSIRLNVPKKTKLYVDQTLRERESGVAMHRAFQMDLSRVRLAAAKAYVKALESSLTPMSASLSEPLKMNAVVQGLGPSFKLTLHIQNTAACRPVMNLAISFLYDEKLYRIRDPYMRIPLLVPGLIYPVGTFVDCTNDKGVADIIKVFVLHEGKSSPLLTAHINMPVSEGLAS from the exons ATGACGTCTGTGGAGTCCGGCGCTGATGGAGGGAGGTGGCTGGACGCCCACTACGACCCGGTGGCCGGTCTCTACACCTTCTCGTCCTGCGTGGACTTGGCAGACCTGAGTGGGGACGGGGAGAACCGCCTGGTGGTGGGGGACCTGGGCACCGGCTCGTCTGGCATGAAGCTGAAGGTGTACCGCGGCACGGCACTGATGAGCGAGAACACGCTGCTGGACCTGCCTGCGGGCCTGGTGGCCTTCTTCATGGACCTTCACGAGCCGCGCATCCCCACCATCGCCGTGGCGTCGGGGCCATGCATCTAcctgtacaaaaacctgcggCCGTACTTTAAGTTCACGCTCCCCAGCCTGGAGGTCAACGCGCTGGAGCAg GACGTGTGGCAGCAGGCCAGGGAGGGTCAGATCGACCCCCTGACTCTGAAGGAGATGCTGGAGAGCATCAGGAAGAAGGCCGACGTCCCGCTGTCCATCCGCTCGCTCAGGTTCCTGTCTCTGGAAGCCGACGACCTGGACGAGTTTGTCCAGCTGCACAAGCAGCAGCCAATCAAGCGGCAG ACCGTCATCACCTGCATCGACACTCTGAAGAAGAGCACAGCAGACGAGGACGGCGTCAGCTGCCTGGTGGTCGGAACAGAGAGCAGCGATGTTTTCATCCTGGACTCGAAAGCCTTCATCATCCTGTCTAAG ATGTCGCTCCCAGCCCCTCCCACCATGATGGACGTGACGGGTCAGTTCGATGTGGAGTTTCGCATCACAGCGGCGTGCCGCAACGGGAACATCTACATCCTGCGCAG GGAGTCGGACAAACCCAAGTACAGCGTGGAGCTGTCGTCCCACCCCGTGGGGCTGGTGAGGGTCGGGAAGAACGTGCTGGTCGGCTGCACAGACGAGAGTCTGCAGGGCTTCACTCAGAAG GGGAAGAAGCTGTGGAAGATCGTCCTCCCCGCCCCCATCACCACCATGGCCCCGATGGACCTCCCCACCAGAGGTTTCCAGGGGGTCCTGGTGGGTTTGGCTAACTGTGAGGTTCACCTGTACCGAGACAAGAACCTGCTGAGCACCATCAAGACCCCAGACGTCGTCACCAGCATCTGCTTCGGCCGGTACGGCCGAGAGGACGGCACCCTCATCATGACCACCAAGGGAGGGGGCTTGATGGTGAAGATCCTGAAGAGGACGGCGGTGTTTGATGACCGCGACAGCGCTCCCGGACCTCCCCTGGCCCAGAGCATCCGGCTCAACGTGCCCAAGAAGACCAAGCTGTACGTGGACCAGACCCTGAGGGAGCGGGAGAGCGGCGTGGCCATGCACCGCGCCTTCCAGATGGACCTGAGCCGCGTGCGTCTGGCCGCCGCCAAGGCCTACGTGAAGGCGCTGGAGTCCAGCCTGACGCCGATGTCCGCCAGCCTCTCCGAGCCTCTCAAGATGAACGCTGTGGTCCAGGGTCTGGGCCCGTCCTTCAAGCTGACGCTGCACATCCAGAACACGGCGGCGTGCCGGCCCGTCATGAACCTGGCCATCAGCTTCCTGTACGACGAGAAGCTGTACCGCATCAGGGACCCGTACATGCGGATCCCCCTGCTGGTGCCCGGACTCATTTACCCGGTCGGGACCTTTGTGGACTGCACCAACGACAAGGGCGTCGCTGACATCATCAAGGTGTTTGTGCTGCACGAGGGGAAGAGCTCGCCGCTGCTGACCGCCCACATCAACATGCCGGTCAGCGAGGGACTGGCCAGCTGA